In one Flavobacteriales bacterium genomic region, the following are encoded:
- a CDS encoding T9SS type A sorting domain-containing protein encodes MIRTPTLACLLLLQLPLHAVQVTLYVQPARCGLNNGQITSNAFGGLPPYSYAWSNGATTASIGNLAPGDYTLTVTDGQGGTAEASATVQAVQELGAPGQQLMQAACAGACSGHVLIFEASLGGTPPYSYSYWSVYPEAPGVQRFTSLCPDATTPFTVTDATGCAGSFTTLPSEFPEVRVPVLVGSSPSCGEAGGSMLLDQPEQLNSYWVTNLEGTYDELHIYWETPGPHAITGLPPGNYTVQLWDPQNLMVGYCTGALTDVIIEALEEPCGSVSGRVFHDADQDCAFNGDDIGLPYRVLPIEPGAQLAITDGAGDYFRALEPGAYTLAQPLVDAVQLCPPVAPVPFIIPGSGGEVTVDLADSSTVPHDVRIFVSTHTAARPGFPTSVGITVRNLSYYPSGALDIALSYDPLLQSPGTSTWSHPGLPPFGEAQFDFGAMVPADVGLLGQELVYTATVSNTAPEQNTVNNAYTATRTITGSYDPNVKRGVANASGSDTQFFLDSDMWIDYTVRFQNTGTDTAFTVVIRDEIEPDLDLLSLEILGASHAFTPSFGTGRELVFTFTGIQLPDSTTDLPGSQGYVAFRMKPRPGLLPGDLIENAAAIFFDFNPPIITEPSVLVVETSTGMGEAGPDDPRAYPNPANDILFIAGLNGTERGRVDVHAMDGRLVLSAPVNADPASLSIAHLSPGAYRLLMSTPDGRTYRNLFIKQ; translated from the coding sequence ATGATCCGGACCCCTACCCTCGCCTGCCTCCTTCTCCTCCAACTGCCGCTGCATGCCGTGCAGGTCACGCTGTACGTGCAGCCCGCGCGCTGCGGGCTCAACAACGGGCAGATCACCAGCAACGCCTTCGGCGGTTTGCCGCCGTACAGCTACGCATGGAGCAACGGCGCCACCACCGCTTCGATCGGCAACCTGGCGCCGGGCGACTACACACTGACGGTGACGGACGGACAAGGCGGGACCGCCGAGGCCAGCGCGACCGTGCAGGCCGTACAGGAGCTGGGAGCGCCCGGTCAGCAATTGATGCAGGCAGCCTGTGCGGGGGCCTGCTCCGGCCACGTGCTCATCTTCGAAGCGAGCCTCGGGGGCACGCCGCCCTACAGCTACAGCTACTGGTCCGTGTACCCCGAGGCGCCCGGCGTGCAGCGCTTCACCTCCCTCTGCCCCGACGCCACTACGCCCTTCACCGTCACCGACGCCACCGGCTGCGCGGGTTCCTTCACCACCCTCCCCTCCGAATTCCCGGAGGTCCGGGTGCCGGTGCTCGTCGGCAGCTCACCGAGTTGTGGTGAAGCTGGCGGCTCCATGCTGCTCGACCAACCGGAACAACTGAATTCCTACTGGGTAACGAATCTGGAAGGCACTTACGACGAGCTGCATATCTATTGGGAAACCCCGGGGCCCCATGCCATCACCGGGCTGCCGCCCGGGAACTATACCGTCCAGCTCTGGGACCCGCAGAACCTCATGGTCGGGTATTGCACGGGCGCACTCACCGATGTGATCATCGAAGCGCTGGAGGAACCATGCGGCTCGGTCAGCGGGCGCGTGTTCCACGATGCCGATCAGGATTGCGCGTTCAACGGCGATGACATCGGATTGCCCTACCGGGTGCTCCCCATTGAACCGGGAGCGCAGCTGGCCATCACCGATGGGGCCGGCGACTACTTCCGTGCGCTGGAGCCGGGCGCCTACACCCTGGCACAGCCGCTCGTCGACGCGGTGCAATTGTGCCCGCCCGTAGCTCCCGTACCCTTCATCATTCCCGGCAGCGGTGGCGAGGTCACCGTGGATCTCGCCGACAGCAGCACCGTGCCGCACGACGTCCGGATCTTCGTCTCCACGCATACCGCAGCGCGACCCGGCTTTCCCACGAGCGTGGGGATCACCGTCCGCAACCTGTCGTACTACCCCAGCGGAGCCCTGGACATCGCGCTCAGCTACGATCCGCTGCTGCAATCGCCGGGCACCTCCACCTGGTCCCACCCCGGACTGCCGCCCTTCGGTGAGGCGCAGTTCGATTTCGGTGCCATGGTGCCTGCGGATGTGGGCCTGCTGGGCCAGGAACTGGTCTATACCGCCACGGTGAGCAACACCGCCCCCGAGCAGAACACCGTCAACAACGCCTACACGGCCACGCGCACCATCACCGGCAGCTACGACCCCAACGTCAAGCGCGGCGTGGCGAACGCCAGCGGCAGCGATACGCAGTTCTTCCTGGACAGCGATATGTGGATCGACTACACCGTGCGTTTCCAGAACACGGGTACGGACACCGCCTTCACCGTGGTCATCCGCGATGAGATCGAACCGGACCTGGACCTTCTGAGCCTCGAGATCCTCGGAGCCTCGCACGCATTCACTCCATCCTTTGGAACAGGGCGCGAGCTGGTCTTCACCTTCACCGGCATCCAGCTGCCCGACAGCACCACCGACCTCCCAGGCAGTCAGGGTTACGTGGCCTTCCGCATGAAGCCCCGGCCAGGCCTGCTCCCCGGTGACCTGATCGAGAACGCCGCCGCCATCTTCTTCGACTTCAACCCGCCGATCATCACCGAGCCGAGCGTACTGGTGGTGGAGACCAGCACCGGAATGGGGGAAGCAGGTCCAGATGACCCGCGCGCTTACCCCAATCCGGCAAATGACATCCTTTTCATCGCTGGACTGAACGGCACTGAGCGTGGAAGGGTCGACGTGCACGCCATGGATGGCCGCCTCGTACTGTCCGCTCCGGTCAACGCGGACCCTGCATCTCTCTCCATCGCGCACCTGTCCCCCGGCGCCTATCGGCTGCTGATGTCGACCCCTGATGGCCGCACATACCGGAACCTCTTCATCAAACAGTGA
- a CDS encoding acyloxyacyl hydrolase: MRHALALAFLLGAAAAAGQQPWSVGARGHYGFLWAHRPASWILVEGHAGAAEVFVERQVSGDRPWHRAFGRPRYGALLVHTRLANPRHIGDAIGAVPYLVLPVAQGDRLVLGLRMGWGVGYVAKPFDRRSNTVQIAIGSRLNTAIQLMPELRWQAGRLSLHAALGLDHWSNGSAKQPNLGLNYISASIGAACALGAPSPGPLPLDTARYERPRREISVVAAFGLSESGRPLNGQRDAVSISADASWRAGRKGAWSAGMDLFNKGDLPTVHAELEGRPRIVYTQLGVHGGGALLFGRGELLLHFGAYLISPITDDAPVYQRLGARYRLGRRLLASVCLKSHFAAADHWEFGIGYRWP, encoded by the coding sequence ATGCGCCACGCCCTCGCGCTCGCCTTCCTGCTCGGTGCGGCTGCCGCTGCGGGTCAGCAGCCCTGGTCCGTGGGCGCGCGCGGCCACTACGGTTTCCTGTGGGCGCACCGCCCCGCCAGCTGGATCCTGGTGGAGGGCCATGCAGGTGCCGCCGAGGTCTTCGTCGAGCGCCAAGTGAGCGGCGACAGGCCCTGGCACCGCGCCTTCGGCAGGCCCCGCTATGGGGCGCTGCTGGTGCATACGCGCCTGGCCAATCCCCGGCATATCGGAGACGCCATCGGTGCCGTGCCCTACCTGGTGCTGCCCGTGGCACAGGGCGACCGCCTGGTCCTCGGGCTGCGCATGGGCTGGGGCGTGGGCTATGTGGCCAAGCCCTTCGACCGCCGCAGCAACACCGTGCAGATCGCCATCGGCTCGCGCCTCAACACCGCCATCCAGCTCATGCCCGAGCTGCGGTGGCAGGCCGGGCGCCTGAGCCTGCACGCCGCGCTGGGCCTCGACCATTGGAGCAACGGCAGCGCCAAGCAGCCCAACCTGGGCCTCAACTACATCTCGGCCTCCATCGGCGCCGCCTGCGCACTGGGCGCACCGTCCCCCGGGCCGCTGCCGCTTGATACCGCGCGCTACGAGCGGCCCCGGCGCGAGATCAGCGTGGTGGCGGCATTCGGCCTGAGCGAGAGCGGCCGTCCGCTGAACGGCCAGCGCGATGCCGTCTCCATCAGCGCCGATGCCAGCTGGCGCGCCGGCCGCAAGGGCGCCTGGAGCGCGGGCATGGACCTTTTCAACAAAGGCGACCTGCCCACGGTGCATGCCGAGCTGGAGGGCCGGCCGCGGATCGTCTATACGCAGCTGGGCGTACATGGCGGCGGGGCGCTGCTCTTCGGCCGGGGCGAGCTGCTGCTGCATTTCGGCGCCTACCTGATCTCGCCGATCACCGACGATGCCCCGGTGTACCAGCGGCTGGGAGCGCGCTACCGGCTGGGGCGCCGCCTGCTGGCGAGCGTCTGCCTCAAGTCCCATTTCGCCGCCGCCGACCATTGGGAGTTCGGCATCGGCTACCGTTGGCCATGA
- a CDS encoding AbgT family transporter yields MSTTKRSGVDRFLSIIERAGNALPHPATLFAILAGVVVVLSWAAELAGLSATHPATGEPVVPVNLLSAEGLHLILTKTVTNFTGFAPLGTVLVALLGIGIAEGSGLIGAVLRAVVLASPKRLLTFVIVFAGVMSNAASEVGYVLLVPLAAVIFLAAGRHPLAGLAAAFAGVSGGYSANLLLGTIDPLLAGLSQEAARIIQPDYLVNPACNYYFMAASTFVIALLGTWVTERIVVPRLGAYSGSEKAEEIRSATKEEKRGMRFAAVTVAGVIAFVLAGLLPEQGFLRDPKTFEVLHSPFMSGIVTLIFISAALAGIAYGIGAGTFKSDNDVMKGMAKSMETLGSYIVLVFFAAQFVAYFNWTNLGLILAIKGAGALKAANLGPIPLLLGFVLISAAINLIMGSASAKWAIMAPVFIPMFMLLGFSPELTQMAYRVGDSVTNIISPMMSYFALIVAFIGRYDNKAGIGTVISTMLPYSIVFLIGWSIMLIIWVLLELPIGPGAGMFLQP; encoded by the coding sequence ATGAGCACCACCAAGCGCAGCGGCGTGGACCGCTTCCTCTCCATCATCGAACGCGCCGGCAATGCCCTTCCCCATCCGGCCACGCTCTTCGCCATCCTGGCCGGCGTGGTGGTGGTGCTGAGCTGGGCGGCCGAGCTGGCCGGACTGAGCGCCACCCACCCCGCCACCGGCGAGCCCGTGGTTCCGGTGAACCTGCTGAGCGCCGAGGGCCTGCACCTGATCCTCACCAAGACGGTGACCAACTTCACCGGGTTCGCGCCGCTGGGCACGGTGCTGGTGGCCCTGCTGGGCATCGGCATCGCCGAGGGCAGCGGCCTCATCGGGGCGGTGCTGCGCGCGGTGGTGCTGGCCTCGCCCAAGCGCCTGCTCACCTTCGTCATCGTCTTCGCCGGGGTGATGAGCAACGCCGCCAGCGAGGTGGGCTACGTGCTGCTGGTGCCCCTGGCCGCGGTGATCTTCCTCGCCGCCGGGCGCCACCCCCTGGCGGGCCTCGCCGCCGCCTTCGCCGGGGTGAGCGGCGGCTACAGCGCCAACCTGCTCCTGGGCACCATCGACCCGCTGCTCGCAGGCCTCAGCCAGGAGGCCGCCCGCATCATCCAGCCCGACTACCTGGTGAACCCCGCCTGCAACTACTACTTCATGGCGGCGAGCACCTTCGTGATCGCGCTGCTCGGCACCTGGGTCACCGAGCGCATCGTGGTGCCGCGCCTGGGCGCCTACTCCGGCAGTGAGAAGGCCGAGGAGATCCGCAGCGCCACCAAAGAGGAGAAGCGGGGCATGCGCTTCGCCGCCGTCACCGTGGCGGGGGTAATCGCCTTCGTGCTCGCCGGGCTGCTCCCCGAGCAGGGCTTCCTGCGCGACCCCAAGACCTTCGAGGTGCTGCATTCACCCTTCATGAGCGGCATCGTCACGCTCATCTTCATCAGCGCCGCGCTCGCGGGCATCGCTTACGGCATCGGTGCGGGCACCTTCAAGAGCGATAACGACGTGATGAAGGGCATGGCCAAGAGCATGGAGACCCTCGGCAGCTACATCGTGCTCGTCTTCTTCGCCGCACAGTTCGTGGCCTACTTCAACTGGACCAACCTCGGGCTCATCCTCGCCATCAAAGGGGCCGGTGCATTGAAAGCGGCCAACCTCGGTCCCATCCCCCTGTTGCTCGGCTTCGTGCTCATCAGTGCGGCCATCAACCTCATCATGGGCAGCGCCAGCGCCAAGTGGGCCATCATGGCGCCCGTCTTCATCCCCATGTTCATGCTGCTGGGCTTCTCGCCGGAGCTCACCCAGATGGCCTACCGTGTGGGCGACAGCGTCACCAACATCATCAGCCCCATGATGAGCTATTTCGCGCTCATCGTGGCCTTCATCGGGCGCTACGACAACAAGGCCGGCATCGGCACGGTGATCAGCACCATGCTCCCCTACTCCATCGTCTTCCTCATCGGTTGGAGCATCATGCTCATCATCTGGGTGCTGCTGGAGCTTCCCATCGGGCCGGGGGCGGGCATGTTCCTGCAGCCGTAG
- a CDS encoding head GIN domain-containing protein, whose protein sequence is MNPIRIRFALAGLLALVMAGCQRERLDDCFTPTGPMAAEERAVGAFRAIVLDDRVDLVLEDRTPGTVIVEAGANLLGQVDTELEGGTLRIRNRNTCNWVRSFKPRITVRAPAAALERLQLNGTGRVSCADTLRAPSFLLEQRGGQGECMLLLRADRADIALHTGAGTVILRGRCGELNLYSGIMAPIDAAAMDARWVNVNNSSVADIRCRARESLDAQVRSVGDVYYAGDPALVTSAITGSGRLIREQ, encoded by the coding sequence ATGAATCCGATCCGCATCCGCTTCGCCCTTGCGGGCCTTCTGGCCTTGGTGATGGCCGGCTGCCAGCGCGAGCGCTTGGATGATTGCTTCACGCCCACCGGCCCCATGGCGGCGGAGGAGCGCGCGGTGGGCGCCTTCCGGGCCATCGTGCTCGACGACCGCGTGGATCTGGTGCTCGAGGACCGCACGCCGGGCACGGTGATCGTGGAGGCGGGGGCCAACCTGCTGGGGCAGGTGGACACGGAGCTGGAGGGCGGCACGCTGCGCATCCGCAACCGCAACACCTGCAATTGGGTGCGCAGCTTCAAGCCGCGCATCACCGTGCGCGCCCCGGCGGCCGCCCTGGAGCGGCTGCAGCTGAACGGCACCGGACGAGTGAGCTGTGCGGACACGTTGCGGGCGCCGTCATTCCTGCTCGAGCAGCGCGGGGGGCAGGGCGAGTGCATGCTGCTGCTGCGCGCCGACCGCGCCGACATCGCCCTCCACACCGGTGCGGGTACGGTGATCCTGCGCGGACGGTGCGGCGAGCTCAACCTCTACAGCGGCATCATGGCGCCCATCGACGCTGCGGCCATGGATGCCCGATGGGTGAACGTGAACAACAGCAGCGTAGCCGACATCCGCTGCCGTGCCCGGGAGTCGCTCGATGCGCAGGTGCGGAGCGTGGGTGACGTGTACTACGCTGGGGATCCGGCGCTGGTGACCAGTGCCATCACCGGCAGCGGCCGATTGATCCGCGAACAATGA
- a CDS encoding T9SS-dependent M36 family metallopeptidase, giving the protein MLHSNRLPLLIACAFAAPAWSQDAETVVQRWMLERHTALGLTAEEASAYAVTDMHADRKGVSYVYIQQTVHGLPVLGAVANFAVRQGQVVGHGDRLQRGLTQRASVPQPALDAQGALRRAARELGLGEASPRVLEERSPTELLLDGAGVSLDPIPARLSYAVGAEGAVLLCWELTIRAADAPNWWHLAVDASNGAIVHAMDRIVRCSHAPGAFGRPYSALSDLVRADAPPAPLPLDGSGYRVFPFPTESPAHGPQVLVSEPADVQASPFGWHDTDGVPGAEYTITRGNNVFAYEDADDDDQPGYSPDGGAALSFDFDYAPPQGPQDYLDASITNLFFACNALHDVLHRYGFDAASGNFQANNLDAGGEGNDEVIAQAQDGGGMNNANFGTPADGQSGRMQMYLWRAGIDSSLTVNAPATVAGVYVNALAGFGPPLPTEPITAGLVLAEDGTAPVNNACEALTNAGAIAGSIAMVDRGQCTFISKVEALQAAGALAVIVVNNTAGDPIAMGGTGGQGIVIPSVMISQADGLLLKQALLNGPVNATLVGEDGEDLRDSGFDNGIIAHEYGHGVSNRLTGGPANVDCLWNEEQMGEGWSDYIGMVLTMQPGDAAAMPRGVGTFVRDQGPAGAGIRPAPYTTDLSVNPYTYGATNEGDLSQPHGVGFVWASMLWDLTWALVDEYGYDPDLYAGTGGNNLALQLVMDGMKLQPCNPGFVDGRDAILLADELLTGGQNACLIWHAFARRGLGLGADQGDSFSRFDQQEAFDVPNECLSTGLGALEGLSAFGLQPNPAGGRTELVLPRALRTDARLRVLGVDGRLWRTERIPAGTVRAVLDLAGLPPAVYVAELSVEGRVLTERLVVQ; this is encoded by the coding sequence ATGCTCCATTCCAACCGCCTGCCGCTCCTCATCGCCTGCGCCTTCGCCGCCCCGGCCTGGTCACAGGATGCTGAAACCGTTGTCCAGCGCTGGATGCTGGAGCGGCATACGGCGCTCGGCCTCACGGCCGAAGAGGCCTCCGCCTATGCCGTCACCGACATGCACGCCGATCGCAAGGGCGTGAGCTACGTGTACATCCAGCAGACCGTCCATGGCCTGCCCGTGCTGGGCGCCGTGGCCAACTTCGCCGTGCGCCAAGGCCAGGTGGTGGGCCACGGCGATCGCCTGCAGCGCGGCCTGACCCAGCGCGCATCGGTGCCGCAGCCGGCTTTGGATGCTCAGGGGGCGCTGCGCCGTGCCGCTCGCGAGCTCGGCCTGGGCGAGGCCTCGCCCCGCGTGCTCGAGGAGCGCTCGCCCACCGAGCTGCTGCTCGATGGCGCTGGGGTCTCCTTGGACCCCATACCGGCGCGGCTGTCGTATGCCGTGGGCGCCGAGGGTGCCGTGCTGCTCTGCTGGGAGCTCACCATCCGTGCGGCCGATGCGCCCAACTGGTGGCACTTGGCGGTGGATGCATCCAACGGCGCCATCGTGCACGCCATGGACCGCATCGTGCGCTGCAGCCACGCGCCCGGTGCCTTCGGCCGGCCGTATTCCGCGCTCAGCGATCTCGTGCGCGCTGACGCGCCTCCGGCTCCGCTGCCGCTCGACGGCTCGGGCTACCGCGTGTTCCCCTTCCCAACGGAGAGCCCGGCCCACGGCCCGCAGGTGCTGGTGAGCGAGCCCGCCGACGTACAGGCATCGCCGTTCGGCTGGCACGATACCGATGGCGTGCCGGGGGCGGAGTACACCATCACCCGCGGCAACAACGTGTTCGCCTACGAGGATGCGGACGACGACGACCAGCCGGGCTACAGCCCGGACGGCGGCGCCGCCCTGAGCTTCGACTTCGACTATGCGCCGCCGCAGGGGCCGCAGGACTACCTGGACGCCTCCATCACCAATCTCTTCTTCGCCTGCAACGCGCTGCACGATGTCCTTCATCGCTATGGCTTCGATGCGGCGAGCGGGAACTTCCAGGCCAACAACCTCGATGCCGGCGGCGAGGGCAACGATGAGGTGATCGCGCAGGCGCAGGACGGCGGCGGCATGAACAACGCCAACTTCGGCACACCGGCCGACGGCCAGAGCGGCCGCATGCAGATGTACCTGTGGCGCGCAGGCATTGACAGCTCGCTCACGGTGAATGCCCCGGCCACCGTGGCGGGCGTGTACGTGAATGCCCTGGCCGGTTTCGGTCCGCCGCTGCCCACCGAGCCCATCACGGCCGGTCTCGTGCTGGCCGAGGACGGCACGGCCCCGGTGAACAACGCCTGCGAAGCGCTCACCAACGCGGGCGCCATCGCGGGCAGCATCGCCATGGTGGACCGCGGCCAATGCACCTTCATCAGCAAGGTGGAGGCCCTTCAGGCGGCCGGTGCACTGGCCGTGATCGTGGTGAACAACACGGCTGGCGACCCCATCGCCATGGGCGGCACTGGCGGACAGGGCATCGTGATCCCCAGCGTGATGATCTCGCAGGCGGACGGCCTTCTGCTGAAGCAGGCGCTGCTCAACGGCCCGGTGAATGCCACCCTGGTGGGCGAGGATGGGGAGGACCTGCGGGATTCGGGATTCGACAATGGCATCATCGCGCACGAGTACGGCCACGGTGTCAGCAACCGCCTCACCGGCGGTCCCGCCAACGTGGACTGTCTGTGGAACGAGGAGCAGATGGGCGAGGGCTGGAGCGACTACATCGGCATGGTGCTGACCATGCAGCCCGGCGATGCGGCCGCCATGCCGCGCGGCGTGGGCACCTTCGTCCGCGACCAGGGGCCGGCAGGAGCGGGCATCCGGCCTGCACCATACACCACGGACCTGTCCGTCAACCCCTACACCTACGGCGCCACCAACGAGGGGGACCTGTCCCAGCCGCACGGCGTGGGCTTCGTGTGGGCTTCGATGCTCTGGGACCTCACCTGGGCACTGGTCGACGAGTACGGTTACGATCCGGACCTGTATGCGGGGACCGGCGGCAACAACCTGGCCCTCCAGCTGGTGATGGATGGCATGAAGCTGCAGCCATGCAACCCCGGCTTCGTGGACGGGCGCGATGCGATCCTGCTGGCCGATGAGCTGCTCACCGGCGGCCAGAACGCCTGCCTCATCTGGCATGCATTCGCACGGCGCGGCCTTGGCCTCGGCGCCGACCAGGGCGATTCCTTCAGCCGCTTCGATCAGCAGGAGGCCTTCGATGTGCCCAACGAATGCCTGAGCACGGGCCTCGGCGCGCTTGAAGGGCTTTCCGCCTTCGGCCTGCAGCCCAACCCGGCGGGCGGCCGCACCGAGCTGGTGCTGCCCAGGGCCCTACGCACCGATGCGCGGCTCCGCGTGCTTGGCGTCGATGGGCGGCTGTGGCGCACCGAGCGCATACCCGCCGGCACCGTGCGTGCGGTGCTCGACCTGGCGGGGCTTCCCCCGGCGGTCTACGTCGCGGAGCTGAGCGTCGAGGGACGCGTGCTCACCGAGCGCTTGGTGGTGCAGTGA
- a CDS encoding cation:dicarboxylase symporter family transporter, with protein MTVLATMLSSAGISVEGIGIIIGVDRLLGMVRSALNVMNDMTTCLWFEGRARRAER; from the coding sequence GTGACCGTGCTGGCCACCATGCTCAGCAGTGCGGGCATCTCCGTGGAGGGCATCGGCATCATCATCGGCGTGGACCGCCTGCTGGGCATGGTGCGCTCCGCCTTGAATGTGATGAACGACATGACCACCTGCCTCTGGTTCGAGGGGAGGGCGCGCAGGGCGGAGCGGTGA
- a CDS encoding cation:dicarboxylase symporter family transporter, with product MAAIVIGIGVASRLRPGDLLAAQSWSAGAAVPIISTVRPSVMGFLTDLLPENPLASMASGEMVCIVAFAIIAGIAMLSLDATTAEPVIHLLGVVQEICMTIIRWAMKLAPLAVFGLMCQVTASVGWHALSGLGIHVFAVLLAMALLALANVLLAWWCGVRPERFLRGCRDMMRLALSAASSGAEMPLNLRTALETLRIREPIARFVVAMGAIINMSGTAVFQAIAAIYLAQV from the coding sequence GTGGCGGCCATCGTTATCGGCATCGGCGTGGCCAGCAGGCTGCGCCCCGGCGATCTGCTCGCGGCCCAGAGTTGGAGCGCGGGAGCAGCGGTGCCGATCATCTCCACCGTGCGGCCTTCGGTCATGGGCTTCCTCACCGACCTGCTGCCGGAGAACCCGCTGGCATCGATGGCCTCGGGCGAGATGGTGTGCATCGTGGCCTTCGCCATCATCGCGGGCATTGCGATGCTGTCGCTGGATGCCACCACCGCCGAACCGGTGATCCACCTTTTGGGGGTCGTACAGGAGATCTGCATGACGATCATCCGCTGGGCGATGAAGCTGGCGCCGCTGGCGGTGTTCGGCCTCATGTGCCAGGTGACGGCGTCGGTGGGCTGGCATGCGCTGAGCGGGCTGGGCATTCACGTCTTCGCCGTGCTGCTAGCCATGGCCCTGCTGGCGTTGGCGAATGTGCTGTTGGCGTGGTGGTGCGGCGTGCGCCCCGAAAGGTTCCTGCGCGGATGCCGTGACATGATGCGGCTCGCCTTGAGTGCCGCAAGTTCCGGGGCGGAGATGCCGCTGAACCTGCGCACCGCGCTGGAGACCTTGCGCATCCGCGAGCCCATCGCCCGCTTCGTGGTGGCGATGGGTGCCATCATCAACATGAGCGGCACGGCCGTGTTCCAGGCGATTGCCGCCATCTACCTCGCGCAGGTCTAG
- a CDS encoding exopolyphosphatase produces MRLLIGEVIERDDHPVVKKQALVRVPIRLGEDVFDGGAISSTKRDYLIKSLKAFRLLAEVHGVQYLRCCATSAMREATNGDDVRARVEMESGVHIETISGKKEADLITNTFWTQDLLKDRSYLYIDVGGGSTELTWLEHGRRVKSASFKVGTVRTLKGKVNPDVWADMQEFLDDLRAQHGQLMAIGTGGNINRIFKENGNLFGEPLSRSDIQRQRDRIAGHSYEDRIRLLRLRPDRADVIVPAADIFLRIMEFADIEEVFVPKVGLADGIIYDLYMRQRGNVRYPRNEPVGA; encoded by the coding sequence GTGCGCCTCCTCATCGGCGAGGTCATCGAGCGCGATGACCATCCCGTGGTCAAGAAGCAGGCGCTGGTGCGCGTGCCCATCCGCCTCGGCGAGGATGTGTTCGATGGCGGCGCCATCAGCAGCACCAAGCGCGACTACCTCATCAAGAGCCTCAAGGCCTTCCGTCTGCTCGCCGAGGTGCATGGCGTGCAGTACCTGCGCTGCTGCGCCACCAGCGCCATGCGCGAGGCCACCAACGGCGACGACGTGCGCGCGCGGGTGGAGATGGAGAGCGGCGTGCACATCGAGACCATCTCCGGCAAGAAAGAGGCCGACCTTATCACGAACACCTTCTGGACGCAGGACCTGCTGAAGGACCGCAGCTACCTCTACATCGATGTGGGCGGCGGCAGCACCGAGCTCACCTGGCTGGAGCACGGCCGCCGCGTGAAGAGCGCGAGCTTCAAGGTAGGCACCGTGCGCACGCTCAAGGGCAAGGTGAACCCCGACGTGTGGGCGGACATGCAGGAGTTCCTCGACGACCTGCGCGCGCAGCACGGCCAGCTCATGGCCATCGGCACCGGCGGCAACATCAACCGCATCTTCAAGGAGAACGGCAACCTCTTCGGCGAGCCCCTCTCGCGGTCCGACATCCAGCGGCAGCGCGACCGCATCGCGGGCCATTCCTACGAGGACCGCATCCGCCTGCTGCGGCTGCGCCCGGACCGCGCCGACGTGATCGTCCCCGCCGCCGACATCTTCCTCCGCATCATGGAGTTCGCCGACATCGAGGAGGTCTTCGTGCCCAAGGTGGGCCTCGCCGACGGCATCATCTACGACCTGTACATGCGGCAGCGCGGCAACGTGCGCTACCCCCGCAACGAGCCCGTCGGGGCCTGA